One Glutamicibacter mishrai genomic window carries:
- the lipA gene encoding lipoyl synthase, producing the protein MSVAPEGRRMLRVEKRNAAVPVERKPEWIKAKLNIGPEYVGLKNLVQSEGLHTVCEEAGCPNIFECWEDREASFLIGGSECTRRCDFCQIATGKPSPIDRSEPFKVAMSVKKMDLRYATVTGVARDDLEDEGVWLYAETVRQIHKMNPTTGVELLIPDFSGKPENLDAICDSEPEVYAHNVETVPRIFKRIRPAFRYDRSMDVISHGRKRGLITKSNLILGMGETREEISEAMRDLYEAGCDLLTLTQYLRPTDLHLPVDRWVTPQEFIELQQEAEEIGFAGVMSGPLVRSSYRAGRLWAGAMRKKGREIPEALSQIESSGNTRQEAASLIK; encoded by the coding sequence ATGAGCGTCGCACCTGAAGGCCGCCGCATGCTTCGCGTTGAAAAGCGCAACGCTGCCGTACCCGTTGAGCGCAAGCCCGAGTGGATCAAAGCCAAGCTGAACATTGGTCCCGAGTACGTAGGCCTCAAGAACCTGGTGCAGTCCGAAGGCCTGCACACTGTCTGCGAAGAAGCAGGCTGCCCGAATATCTTCGAGTGCTGGGAAGACCGCGAAGCTTCCTTCCTCATCGGTGGTTCCGAATGCACCCGTCGCTGCGATTTCTGCCAAATCGCAACCGGCAAACCATCCCCCATCGATCGCTCCGAACCTTTCAAGGTCGCGATGAGCGTTAAGAAGATGGATCTGCGCTACGCAACCGTCACCGGTGTAGCCCGCGATGACCTCGAAGATGAGGGCGTGTGGCTGTACGCGGAAACCGTCCGCCAGATCCACAAGATGAATCCGACCACTGGTGTGGAGCTCCTGATTCCGGACTTCAGCGGCAAGCCAGAGAACCTGGATGCGATCTGCGATTCAGAACCTGAAGTCTACGCGCACAATGTCGAGACCGTTCCACGCATTTTCAAGCGCATCCGCCCTGCATTCCGCTACGACCGCTCCATGGATGTCATTTCGCACGGCCGCAAGCGCGGACTAATCACCAAGTCGAACCTGATCCTTGGCATGGGCGAAACCCGCGAAGAGATTTCCGAGGCCATGCGCGACCTGTACGAGGCCGGTTGCGACTTGTTGACGCTGACCCAGTATCTGCGTCCAACCGATCTTCACCTTCCAGTGGATCGCTGGGTTACCCCTCAGGAATTCATTGAGTTGCAGCAGGAAGCCGAAGAAATCGGATTTGCCGGCGTCATGTCCGGGCCATTGGTTCGTTCTTCCTACCGTGCTGGCCGCTTGTGGGCTGGCGCCATGCGCAAGAAGGGACGCGAGATTCCTGAGGCGCTTTCGCAGATAGAGTCCTCCGGCAATACCCGCCAGGAAGCTGCTTCGCTGATCAAGTAA
- a CDS encoding DUF4191 domain-containing protein, translating into MAKNSDNDAAAQPKRGLFSRKPKAEKKNKEPGRLKQIGQVFQMTRRNDPMVVWWMALAALAVIAVCLVIGILINNWITMLIISIPLALLAAMFIMSRRAEKAAFSQLEGRPGAAGAAMSVLRRGWILKQEPVAYNRHQDLVFLAIGRPGVVLVTEGPKSRVRELVTSERKRIARVLPNVPVHVINAGQDEDQTSLVDVSKEMKKLPKSITKLEVSAIDKRLSTLTANRLPIPKGVDPNRVRPNRRATRGR; encoded by the coding sequence ATGGCCAAAAACTCCGACAACGACGCTGCTGCGCAACCAAAGCGCGGTTTGTTTTCGCGTAAACCAAAAGCTGAGAAGAAGAACAAAGAACCAGGTCGACTGAAGCAAATCGGCCAAGTCTTCCAGATGACGCGCCGCAACGACCCTATGGTCGTTTGGTGGATGGCACTGGCAGCCTTGGCGGTAATCGCAGTCTGCTTGGTCATCGGTATCTTGATCAACAACTGGATCACCATGTTGATCATTTCCATTCCGCTAGCTCTTCTTGCGGCGATGTTCATCATGTCCCGCCGCGCAGAAAAAGCGGCCTTCTCTCAGCTAGAAGGACGCCCAGGTGCTGCAGGCGCTGCGATGAGCGTTCTGCGTCGCGGATGGATCCTCAAGCAGGAGCCTGTCGCTTATAACCGACACCAGGATTTGGTCTTCCTTGCCATCGGCCGTCCAGGCGTCGTGCTGGTCACCGAAGGACCTAAGTCGCGAGTTCGCGAACTGGTCACCTCTGAGCGCAAGCGCATTGCGCGTGTTCTTCCGAACGTTCCTGTTCATGTCATCAACGCCGGCCAGGACGAGGACCAGACCAGCTTGGTAGATGTCAGCAAGGAAATGAAGAAGCTTCCTAAGTCCATTACCAAGCTTGAAGTCAGCGCTATCGACAAGCGTTTGAGCACGCTGACTGCCAACCGCCTGCCAATCCCCAAGGGTGTGGATCCGAACCGCGTTCGGCCAAACCGCCGCGCTACCCGCGGACGCTAA
- a CDS encoding RDD family protein gives MLLSWWLFNLNDLATLLLFCLGQIIGVGFTGHTIGHRTFGLQVQSMDGTAVKPLQGLVRSLLLCLAIPVFITDKDQRGLHDRLPKTILVNIK, from the coding sequence ATGTTGCTCAGCTGGTGGCTTTTTAACCTGAACGACCTGGCGACTCTTTTGCTATTCTGCCTCGGCCAGATTATTGGCGTAGGTTTCACCGGCCACACCATCGGGCACCGAACCTTCGGCCTGCAGGTCCAGTCCATGGATGGCACTGCAGTGAAGCCGTTGCAAGGGCTGGTCCGTTCGCTGCTTCTTTGCTTGGCGATTCCGGTTTTCATCACCGACAAGGATCAGCGTGGACTTCATGACCGGCTGCCAAAGACCATTCTTGTGAACATCAAATAA
- the glnA gene encoding type I glutamate--ammonia ligase, whose amino-acid sequence MFTSPEEVLAYIAEEDIKFVDIRFTDLPGVQQHFNVPAKSVDADFFVNGQLFDGSSIRGFAGISESDMQLIPDVTTGFIDPFRIEKTLAFNFSIINPRTGEPYHRDPRGVAERAEAYLESTGIADTAFFAPEAEFFIFEDVRYESKPEGAFYKIDSDEAPWNTGRKEEGGNQGYKTAFKGGYFPVAPTDKQADLRDAICVELDKAGLEVERSHHEVGAAGQAEINYKFNTMVHAADELMLFKYVVKNVADAWGKSATFMPKPVFGDNGSGMHVHQSLWNGGEPLFYDEKGYAGLSDTARWYIGGLLKHASAVLAFTNPTVNSYRRLVKGFEAPVNMVYSQGNRSAGIRIPITGSNPKAKRIEFRAPDGSSNPYLAFAAQLMAGLDGIKNRIEPAEPIDKDLYELPAEEAKDIQRAPESLEEALKALEADHDFLLEGGVFTEDLVQTWIEYKRENEIKPLSLRPNPYEFDLYYGC is encoded by the coding sequence ATGTTTACCAGTCCAGAAGAAGTCTTGGCATATATTGCCGAAGAGGACATCAAGTTCGTCGACATCCGTTTCACCGACCTTCCAGGCGTCCAGCAGCACTTCAACGTGCCAGCCAAGTCTGTCGATGCCGACTTCTTCGTGAACGGCCAGCTCTTTGATGGTTCTTCCATTCGCGGCTTCGCTGGCATCTCTGAATCAGACATGCAGTTGATCCCAGATGTCACCACCGGTTTCATCGATCCATTCCGCATCGAAAAGACCCTGGCATTCAACTTCTCGATCATCAACCCACGTACCGGTGAGCCTTACCACCGCGACCCACGTGGCGTTGCAGAGCGTGCCGAGGCTTACCTCGAGTCCACCGGAATCGCGGACACCGCATTCTTCGCTCCAGAAGCAGAATTCTTCATCTTCGAGGACGTTCGCTACGAGTCCAAGCCAGAAGGCGCGTTCTACAAGATCGACTCGGACGAAGCTCCTTGGAACACCGGCCGCAAGGAAGAAGGCGGCAACCAGGGTTACAAGACCGCTTTCAAGGGCGGCTACTTCCCAGTTGCACCAACTGACAAGCAGGCTGACCTGCGCGACGCCATCTGCGTCGAGCTGGACAAGGCTGGCCTTGAGGTCGAGCGCAGCCACCACGAAGTCGGCGCTGCCGGCCAGGCTGAAATCAACTACAAGTTCAACACCATGGTTCACGCTGCGGACGAGCTGATGCTCTTCAAGTACGTCGTGAAGAACGTGGCAGACGCTTGGGGCAAGTCGGCAACCTTCATGCCAAAGCCAGTCTTCGGCGACAACGGTTCGGGCATGCACGTGCACCAGTCGCTGTGGAACGGTGGCGAGCCACTGTTCTACGACGAAAAGGGCTACGCTGGCCTGTCGGACACCGCTCGTTGGTACATCGGCGGTCTGCTGAAGCACGCTTCGGCTGTTCTGGCCTTCACCAACCCAACTGTGAACTCCTACCGTCGCCTGGTCAAGGGCTTCGAGGCTCCAGTGAACATGGTTTACTCGCAGGGCAACCGCTCGGCTGGCATCCGTATCCCGATCACCGGCTCGAACCCTAAGGCAAAGCGCATCGAGTTCCGCGCACCAGATGGCTCCTCGAACCCATACCTGGCTTTCGCGGCTCAGCTGATGGCTGGTCTGGACGGCATCAAGAACCGCATCGAACCAGCAGAGCCAATCGATAAGGACCTCTACGAGCTTCCTGCCGAAGAGGCCAAGGACATCCAGCGCGCTCCTGAGAGCCTGGAAGAAGCCCTCAAGGCCCTGGAAGCCGACCACGACTTCCTGCTCGAAGGCGGCGTCTTCACCGAGGACCTGGTCCAGACCTGGATCGAGTACAAGCGTGAAAACGAAATCAAGCCACTGAGCCTGCGTCCGAACCCATACGAGTTCGACCTCTACTACGGCTGCTAA
- a CDS encoding DUF1990 family protein has translation MTLTQLGEAHWGPAATGHRIWQSRRLLGSGDALWNEATEALLTWRIKTRSGFVVEPLEPAQIGDRPRLQAVLGPIAIDEPIEVVDTLRSASRVGFAYRTRPGHPVRGEEAFILTRQGQEVFLEIRSLTAPSDRVCWRVAFPLLLVAQAFTRWRYGRALLPNRV, from the coding sequence ATGACGCTGACTCAGCTGGGAGAGGCACACTGGGGGCCAGCGGCGACCGGGCATCGGATCTGGCAGAGTCGTCGGCTTCTCGGATCCGGAGATGCCCTGTGGAACGAGGCCACCGAGGCATTATTGACTTGGCGGATCAAAACCCGAAGCGGCTTCGTCGTCGAACCTCTAGAACCAGCGCAAATCGGGGATCGGCCTCGCTTGCAAGCGGTGCTGGGCCCGATTGCGATTGACGAGCCCATCGAAGTTGTGGATACGTTGCGGAGCGCAAGTCGTGTGGGATTCGCTTACCGGACCCGCCCGGGCCATCCGGTCAGGGGAGAGGAAGCCTTTATCCTGACTCGTCAGGGCCAGGAGGTCTTCCTGGAAATCCGTTCTTTGACGGCGCCCTCGGATCGTGTCTGCTGGCGGGTCGCCTTTCCTCTGTTGCTGGTGGCCCAGGCATTCACCCGCTGGCGCTACGGCAGGGCTTTGCTTCCAAACAGGGTCTAA
- a CDS encoding bifunctional [glutamine synthetase] adenylyltransferase/[glutamine synthetase]-adenylyl-L-tyrosine phosphorylase: MPDVSSRSMINAGFSDIERAKKFLQAKELAPIDPNLIVSKMAHAPDPDQALLLALRLVDRHPEAIDIFMDPESCQGLVRLLGSSSALGEFLIRCPQALETVRTAPPTEFVQATSEHLVGSMLESIDAKRTDGGHWVSSVTGAEARQRLRTSYRMALLSLAHRDLGSGNPQRILPNVAAELADMAGAALEGALAIARAEAAEQYDAEDVDRVKIAIIGMGKCGARELNYISDVDVIYVHGSAPGIEEDLAAAIATVICGNTARALMVPGPEPMLWEVDANLRPEGKDGALTRTLSSHEAYYRRWAHSWEFQALLKARCIAGDTDLGRSYERMVSPMVWSSSERDGFVESVQAMRRRVSDNIDKDDVAWQIKLGPGGLRDVEFTVQLLQLVHGRVDPDIQIPTTTLAIQAMSNIGYIGREDATNFDDSYRFLRLLEHRIQLSQLRRTHLMPRVESAQRVLARSIRGAGDLQPTSPEKLMRRWNETKRMVRSLHERIFYRPLLVSSSNLSADDVRLTAESAQARLRALGYLDPKAAMRHIEALTGGVSRRSSLQRQLLPVLLDWFARGVDPDAGLLGFRRLSEALGKSHWFLGMLRDTNAAAERLSHLLSNTRFLTDLLANEPAAAAWLGSDSSLMPQSLESLLQQNLSIIHRTKQPESAIRMIRMVRRREFLRVALADGAGLLTVDEVGKALSNIDGAMIDGVLQVLLAADRQKHGEHAVISVIAMGRQGGQEIGYGSDADVLFIQRPLPGAEAQAAQEQALRVVTDLVSWTSKPLKPAIPAEVKLKVDSDLRPEGRQGILVRSIDAYASYYERWVEVWERQALQRARPFAGDASLAEDFIELIKPVRYGKGLDVNEIRDIRKIKARVESERLPRGADPNRHLKLGRGSLSDIEWLVQFYQLQYAWKHESLRTTSTLAALEELAKLEFITQDDSEQLAIAWRLATRIRSAEIITSGRSSDVLPSSSRDMEAVARWCGYEPRFGAELEEDYLRATRHARSIFEQLFYGFED, encoded by the coding sequence ATGCCGGACGTATCCTCACGATCAATGATCAACGCTGGTTTCAGCGACATAGAACGGGCCAAGAAATTCCTTCAAGCCAAGGAACTTGCCCCGATTGATCCAAACCTGATCGTGAGCAAGATGGCTCATGCGCCGGACCCGGACCAAGCCCTGCTGCTGGCCCTGCGTCTTGTGGATCGGCACCCCGAAGCCATCGACATCTTCATGGATCCGGAGAGCTGCCAAGGCCTGGTTCGTCTGCTGGGAAGCTCTTCAGCCTTAGGCGAATTCCTCATTCGCTGTCCACAGGCCCTTGAGACGGTGCGCACCGCACCGCCAACCGAATTTGTACAGGCCACCAGTGAGCACCTGGTGGGCAGCATGCTGGAATCCATTGATGCCAAGCGCACCGACGGCGGACACTGGGTCTCATCGGTCACCGGTGCTGAAGCACGGCAACGGCTGCGCACAAGCTACCGAATGGCCTTGCTGTCTCTGGCCCACCGCGATCTGGGCTCTGGCAATCCTCAGCGAATCTTGCCGAACGTCGCCGCTGAACTGGCTGATATGGCCGGCGCCGCCTTGGAAGGCGCGCTAGCTATTGCTCGTGCCGAAGCCGCTGAACAATACGATGCCGAAGACGTAGACCGCGTAAAGATTGCGATTATCGGCATGGGCAAATGCGGTGCCCGAGAGCTGAACTACATCTCCGACGTGGATGTTATCTACGTTCATGGCTCCGCCCCGGGCATCGAAGAGGACCTGGCGGCAGCCATCGCAACGGTGATCTGCGGGAACACTGCGCGCGCCCTGATGGTCCCGGGACCCGAACCCATGCTGTGGGAAGTTGATGCGAACCTGCGCCCCGAAGGCAAGGACGGAGCCTTGACCCGAACCCTGTCCTCCCACGAAGCCTATTATCGGCGCTGGGCCCACTCGTGGGAGTTCCAGGCGTTGCTCAAAGCGCGATGCATCGCGGGGGACACCGATCTTGGTCGCTCATATGAACGCATGGTCTCGCCCATGGTCTGGTCGAGCTCCGAGCGCGACGGTTTTGTTGAATCCGTGCAGGCGATGCGGCGACGGGTCAGCGACAACATCGACAAGGACGATGTCGCATGGCAGATCAAGCTCGGTCCCGGCGGGTTGCGCGATGTCGAATTCACTGTCCAGCTGCTCCAGCTGGTCCACGGGCGCGTAGACCCTGACATCCAGATTCCGACAACCACCTTGGCAATCCAAGCCATGAGCAACATCGGTTATATCGGCCGTGAAGATGCGACGAATTTTGATGATTCCTACCGCTTCCTGCGGCTTCTGGAACATCGAATCCAGCTCAGCCAGCTACGCCGAACCCACCTCATGCCACGGGTGGAAAGCGCACAGCGGGTACTCGCCCGATCGATCCGCGGGGCAGGCGACCTGCAGCCAACCAGCCCAGAGAAGCTCATGCGGCGCTGGAATGAGACCAAGCGCATGGTGCGTTCGCTGCACGAACGCATTTTCTACCGCCCGCTGCTGGTCAGCAGTTCCAACCTTTCAGCAGACGACGTCAGGCTCACCGCTGAATCGGCCCAGGCCCGCCTTCGAGCCCTTGGATATCTGGATCCCAAGGCTGCCATGCGTCATATCGAAGCGCTCACCGGGGGAGTCTCGCGCAGGTCGTCGTTGCAGCGCCAGCTTCTTCCGGTTCTGCTGGACTGGTTCGCCCGCGGCGTTGATCCTGATGCTGGCCTATTGGGCTTCCGCAGGCTCAGCGAAGCGCTGGGAAAATCCCATTGGTTCCTGGGCATGCTTCGGGATACTAATGCCGCCGCCGAGCGCTTGAGCCATCTGCTCTCCAATACCCGGTTCCTCACCGATCTGCTGGCCAATGAGCCAGCTGCCGCCGCGTGGCTGGGTTCGGACTCATCCTTGATGCCACAGAGCCTTGAAAGCCTGCTGCAGCAGAATTTGTCGATCATCCACCGCACCAAGCAGCCCGAGAGCGCTATCCGGATGATCCGCATGGTGCGTCGCCGGGAATTCCTGCGCGTCGCCCTGGCCGATGGAGCTGGCCTGCTCACCGTTGATGAGGTGGGCAAAGCGTTGTCGAATATCGACGGCGCGATGATTGACGGTGTTCTCCAGGTGCTGCTCGCAGCAGACCGCCAAAAGCATGGCGAACACGCTGTCATTTCGGTGATCGCCATGGGGCGCCAGGGCGGCCAGGAAATCGGCTATGGTTCCGATGCCGATGTCCTGTTCATCCAGCGGCCGCTGCCTGGTGCCGAGGCCCAGGCAGCCCAGGAACAAGCGCTTCGTGTAGTAACTGATCTCGTCTCCTGGACGTCGAAGCCGCTCAAGCCTGCGATCCCGGCAGAAGTGAAGCTCAAAGTCGATTCGGATCTTCGCCCGGAAGGCCGCCAGGGCATTTTGGTGCGTTCCATCGATGCCTACGCCAGCTACTACGAGCGGTGGGTGGAAGTCTGGGAACGCCAGGCATTGCAGCGTGCTCGTCCTTTCGCCGGGGACGCGTCGCTGGCCGAAGATTTCATCGAACTGATCAAGCCAGTGCGCTACGGCAAGGGCCTGGATGTGAACGAGATTCGCGATATCCGCAAGATCAAAGCACGCGTGGAATCCGAACGACTGCCTCGTGGCGCCGACCCGAACCGCCACTTGAAGCTGGGCCGTGGCTCCCTGTCCGACATCGAATGGCTGGTGCAGTTCTATCAACTGCAATACGCCTGGAAGCACGAATCGCTGCGAACCACATCCACTCTGGCGGCGCTTGAAGAGCTGGCGAAGCTGGAGTTCATCACGCAGGATGACAGCGAGCAGCTCGCCATAGCCTGGCGATTGGCAACACGTATTCGTAGCGCTGAAATCATCACCTCAGGCCGATCCAGCGATGTCCTGCCCAGTTCGTCAAGGGATATGGAAGCTGTAGCCAGATGGTGCGGTTACGAGCCGCGCTTCGGTGCCGAGCTTGAAGAGGACTACTTGCGCGCCACGAGGCACGCAAGGAGCATCTTCGAACAACTCTTTTATGGTTTCGAAGACTAG
- the glnA gene encoding type I glutamate--ammonia ligase yields MDRQQEFVLRTIEERDVRFVRMWFTDVVGSLKSVALAPAEVEDAFEEGLGFDGSSIDGLSRISESDMLLQPDPSTFQILPWRGEVEPTSRMFCDILTPEGQPSNADPRQVLKRQLGEASDMGFTCYTHPEIEFYLLESAELDANGRPRPIDTGGYFDHVPDGVGQDFRRASVTTLEALGISVEFSHHETGPGQNEIDLRYADALQTADNIMTFRTVIKEMAMQKGIHATFMPKPFSEHPGSGMHTHFSLFEGDSNAFFEAGREYQLSDVARSFIAGILHHAPEMTAITNQYVNSYKRLWGGGEAPSHRSWGHNNRSALLRVPLYKPGKGQSARVEYRGIDSAANPYLAYACLLGAGLKGIREGYELEDPTEDDVWNLSTAERRASGHVPLPGSLHDALRVMEESEFMAEVLGEQVFNSFISNKKAEWEEYRQVVTPYELNKNLSIL; encoded by the coding sequence ATGGATCGTCAGCAGGAATTTGTGCTGCGCACCATTGAAGAACGTGATGTTCGATTTGTGCGAATGTGGTTTACCGACGTCGTTGGTTCGCTGAAATCCGTGGCGTTGGCTCCTGCTGAAGTTGAAGATGCCTTTGAAGAGGGTCTGGGCTTCGACGGTTCGTCCATTGACGGGCTCTCCCGGATTTCCGAGTCTGACATGCTGCTTCAGCCAGATCCATCCACTTTCCAGATTTTGCCATGGCGTGGTGAGGTTGAACCGACCTCCCGCATGTTCTGCGACATCCTGACCCCGGAAGGCCAGCCATCCAATGCTGACCCGCGTCAGGTACTCAAGCGCCAACTCGGCGAAGCCTCCGATATGGGCTTCACCTGCTACACCCATCCAGAAATCGAGTTCTACCTTCTGGAATCGGCTGAGCTTGACGCCAATGGACGACCACGCCCGATCGACACCGGTGGATACTTCGACCACGTGCCCGACGGCGTAGGGCAGGACTTCCGTCGCGCCTCCGTGACGACCCTGGAAGCGCTCGGCATCTCGGTGGAGTTCTCCCACCATGAAACCGGCCCAGGCCAGAACGAGATCGACTTGCGTTACGCGGATGCCTTGCAGACCGCCGATAACATCATGACCTTCCGCACTGTCATCAAGGAAATGGCAATGCAGAAGGGAATCCATGCCACCTTCATGCCGAAGCCTTTCTCGGAGCATCCAGGCAGCGGCATGCATACGCACTTCTCGCTTTTCGAAGGCGACAGCAATGCCTTCTTCGAGGCCGGCCGCGAATACCAGCTCTCCGACGTAGCCCGCTCATTCATTGCCGGCATCTTGCACCACGCGCCGGAGATGACCGCGATCACCAACCAGTACGTGAACTCGTACAAGCGTCTGTGGGGCGGGGGAGAAGCGCCAAGCCACCGCTCATGGGGCCACAACAACCGCTCCGCCTTGCTGCGCGTTCCGCTGTACAAGCCGGGCAAGGGCCAAAGCGCTCGCGTCGAGTACCGCGGTATCGACTCCGCAGCCAACCCGTACCTGGCCTACGCCTGCCTATTGGGCGCCGGTCTCAAGGGCATCCGTGAAGGCTACGAGCTGGAAGACCCAACCGAGGATGACGTATGGAACCTCTCCACCGCTGAGCGCCGGGCATCGGGCCATGTGCCGCTGCCGGGCAGCCTGCACGACGCGCTGCGCGTGATGGAAGAGTCCGAATTCATGGCCGAGGTCCTCGGCGAGCAGGTCTTCAACTCTTTCATCTCGAACAAGAAGGCCGAATGGGAAGAATACCGCCAGGTAGTTACTCCCTACGAACTGAATAAGAATCTAAGTATCCTCTAG
- the panB gene encoding 3-methyl-2-oxobutanoate hydroxymethyltransferase gives MPQPYLGNPDKGPSRIRIHHLQQAKDNGEKFAMLTAYDVMMAEIFDSAGIEILLVGDSAANTVIGYDSTLPITLEEMIVFTKAVANGAKRAMVVADLPFGSYEQSPAQAVETAVRLMKEGRAQAVKMEGTAQYAEHVRAMVLAGVPVIGHIGFTPQSEHALGGFRVQGRGDALDQMKADALALQDAGAFCILMEMVPSPAAAEIDSVLRVPTIGIGAGSSTTGQVLVWQDMLGLGERRTPRFVKKYADLRSVIGQAVSEYHQDVLSGSFPSEEYEFKE, from the coding sequence ATGCCTCAACCTTACCTAGGGAATCCTGATAAAGGCCCGTCCCGCATCCGAATTCATCATCTTCAGCAGGCAAAAGACAATGGCGAAAAATTCGCGATGTTAACTGCCTATGACGTAATGATGGCCGAAATTTTCGATTCAGCGGGCATAGAGATCCTGCTGGTCGGCGATTCCGCGGCCAACACGGTGATCGGTTATGACTCGACTTTGCCGATCACGCTGGAAGAAATGATCGTCTTCACCAAGGCCGTGGCCAACGGAGCCAAGCGGGCCATGGTGGTAGCTGATTTGCCCTTCGGAAGCTACGAGCAGTCTCCGGCCCAAGCCGTGGAGACAGCCGTACGCCTGATGAAGGAAGGCCGCGCGCAAGCGGTAAAGATGGAAGGCACCGCCCAATACGCTGAGCATGTTCGCGCCATGGTTCTGGCAGGCGTTCCTGTCATCGGCCACATCGGGTTCACGCCGCAGTCGGAACATGCCCTTGGCGGTTTCCGCGTGCAGGGCCGCGGCGATGCATTGGATCAGATGAAAGCCGATGCTCTGGCCTTGCAGGACGCCGGGGCTTTCTGCATCCTGATGGAGATGGTTCCTAGCCCCGCTGCCGCCGAAATCGACTCAGTCTTGCGCGTTCCGACCATCGGCATCGGCGCCGGGTCCTCCACTACTGGCCAGGTATTGGTCTGGCAGGACATGCTGGGGCTAGGCGAGCGCCGCACCCCACGCTTCGTGAAGAAGTACGCTGATCTGCGCAGCGTCATTGGACAAGCCGTTAGCGAATACCATCAGGACGTTCTTTCCGGTTCCTTCCCTTCGGAAGAGTACGAATTCAAGGAATAA
- the map gene encoding type I methionyl aminopeptidase, producing MATASTAPIGNLTAGIVSPELPVPKHIERPEYVGKKEPAENTASEVKSAEVIERIRVASRIAAQALQEVGKACQPGVTTDELDRLGHEFLMDHNAYPSTLGYRGFPKSLCSSLNEVICHGIPDSTVLQDGDIINIDITAFIGGVHGDNNATFLVGDVDEESRLLVERTENSLKRAIKAVMPGREINVIGRSIETYAKRFGYGVVKDFTGHGVGESFHSGLIIPHYDAAPAYNTLIEPGMVFTIEPMLTLGTIEWDMWADDWTVTTKDKKRTAQFEHTLLVTDDGAEILTLP from the coding sequence ATGGCTACAGCTTCAACCGCACCCATTGGCAACCTCACCGCAGGCATCGTTTCCCCCGAGCTCCCGGTCCCGAAACATATCGAACGTCCTGAGTACGTCGGCAAGAAAGAACCAGCTGAAAATACGGCATCCGAAGTCAAAAGCGCTGAAGTCATCGAGCGCATTCGCGTGGCTTCCCGGATCGCCGCACAGGCGTTGCAGGAAGTCGGCAAGGCTTGCCAGCCAGGTGTCACCACCGATGAGCTAGATCGTCTTGGCCATGAATTCCTCATGGACCACAATGCCTACCCTTCCACGCTCGGCTATCGCGGCTTCCCGAAATCCCTGTGTTCATCACTGAATGAAGTCATCTGCCATGGCATCCCCGACAGCACGGTGCTGCAGGATGGCGACATCATCAACATCGATATCACCGCCTTCATCGGCGGCGTCCATGGCGATAACAACGCAACGTTCCTGGTTGGCGATGTCGACGAGGAATCACGCCTGCTGGTGGAACGAACCGAGAATTCGTTGAAGCGAGCCATCAAGGCTGTCATGCCTGGCCGCGAAATCAACGTGATCGGGCGAAGCATCGAAACCTACGCCAAGCGTTTCGGCTACGGAGTGGTCAAGGACTTCACCGGCCACGGTGTGGGCGAATCCTTCCATTCGGGCTTGATCATCCCGCACTACGATGCGGCCCCTGCCTACAACACGCTCATCGAGCCGGGAATGGTCTTCACAATCGAGCCGATGCTCACCCTGGGGACAATTGAATGGGACATGTGGGCGGACGATTGGACAGTCACGACCAAGGACAAGAAGCGCACCGCGCAGTTCGAGCACACCTTGCTGGTCACCGATGACGGCGCGGAGATTCTTACGCTTCCATAA
- the nrdR gene encoding transcriptional regulator NrdR — translation MNCPYCRNADSRVVDSRVADDGVSIRRRRQCTACSRRFTTTETASLSVLKQSGAVEPFSRNKVINGVRKACQGRPVTDHDLAILAQEVEEAVRTSGAAEIPAHQVGLAILEPLSRLDEVAYLRFASVYHNFQSLTDFESAIGRLRERRNTAPQGNQRPLTAD, via the coding sequence GTGAATTGCCCGTATTGCCGTAATGCTGATTCCCGCGTGGTCGACAGCCGAGTCGCTGACGACGGCGTGTCCATCCGCAGGCGTCGCCAGTGCACCGCGTGTTCTCGACGCTTCACGACGACCGAAACTGCCAGCCTCAGCGTTCTCAAGCAGTCAGGTGCGGTAGAGCCGTTCTCCAGGAACAAGGTCATCAACGGCGTGCGCAAGGCCTGCCAGGGCCGACCCGTCACCGACCACGATCTTGCGATTCTTGCTCAGGAAGTGGAAGAAGCCGTACGCACCTCCGGCGCTGCCGAAATCCCGGCGCACCAGGTCGGTCTGGCCATACTCGAACCGCTTTCAAGGCTGGACGAAGTCGCTTACCTGCGGTTCGCCAGCGTGTATCACAACTTCCAGTCCCTGACTGACTTTGAGAGCGCCATCGGGCGGCTTCGCGAGCGTCGCAACACCGCACCGCAGGGCAACCAGCGGCCCTTGACCGCGGACTAG